In the Colletotrichum lupini chromosome 1, complete sequence genome, one interval contains:
- a CDS encoding NAD dependent epimerase/dehydratase family protein: MASPYTVLVTGSAGHLGAALMLSLPSLGHVPHGIDILPSPTTTTLGSITDRALIASILADNSSITHIVHAATLHKPHVDSHPKSAFIDTNITGTLVLLEEAAAHKNRIKSFLFISTTSTFGRALAPAPGQPAAWITESVTPLPKNIYGVTKCAAEDLCSLVHRQTSLPVLVLRTSRFFPEPDDDEDRRTAMPDDANLKVCELAYRRVDIADVVSAVVCGMEKAGKIGFGKYIISAPPPFVAATAAATNDDGEAARSTLLRRLDSDAGAVVAEVVPGCAAVFEKLGWTLLDRLDRVYDSSKAVRELGWRPQWTMEKVVERLARGEDWRSELTYAVGKRGYHAVSTGVYTTRD, translated from the coding sequence ATGGCCTCACCCTACACCGTCCTCGTAACAGGCTCCGCCGGCCACCTCGGCGCAGCCCTAATGCTCTCCCTCCCGTCCCTAGGCCACGTCCCCCACGGCATCGACATCCTCCCCTCCCCAACGACAACAACACTCGGCTCCATCACAGACCGCGCCCTCATAGCCTCCATCCTCGCAGACAACTCGTCCATAACACACATCGTCCACGCGGCAACCCTCCACAAGCCCCACGTCGACTCCCACCCGAAATCAGCCTTCATCGACACAAACATCACCGGCACCCTCGTCCTCCTCGAAGAAGCAGCCGCCCATAAGAACCGCATCAAATCATTCCTCTTCATCTCGACAACCTCAACCTTTGGCCGCGCCTTAGCCCCAGCACCAGGCCAACCCGCAGCCTGGATAACCGAATCCGTCACGCCCCTGCCCAAAAACATCTACGGCGTAACAAAATGCGCGGCAGAGGATCTCTGCAGTTTAGTCCACCGCCAGACATCCTTACCGGTCCTCGTCCTCCGCACGTCCCGCTTCTTCCCGGAAccagacgacgacgaggaccGCCGCACCGCCATGCCCGACGACGCGAACCTCAAAGTCTGCGAGCTGGCCTACCGGCGGGTAGACATTGCCGACGTCGTCTCAGCCGTGGTGTGCGGGATGGAAAAGGCCGGGAAGATCGGATTCGGGAAGTATATTATCTCTGCGCCGCCGCCCTTTGTTGCTGCTACCGCTGCTGCCACGAATGACGACGGCGAGGCCGCCCGCTCGACGCTCCTACGCCGCTTGGACTCGGACGCGGGCGCCGTTGTCGCGGAGGTCGTGCCCGGGTGCGCGGCCGTGTTTGAGAAGCTCGGATGGACGTTGCTCGACAGGTTGGACCGGGTGTACGATTCCTCCAAGGCGGTCAGGGAGCTCGGATGGAGGCCTCAGTGGACGATGGAGAAAGTTGTTGAGAGGCTTGCGAGGGGGGAGGATTGGAGGAGCGAGCTGACGTATGCGGTTGGCAAGAGGGGGTACCACGCCGTGTCGACCGGCGTATATACCACGCGTGACTGA
- a CDS encoding citrinin biosynthesis oxidoreductase CtnB produces MPSATSPPPGPDPTLHLPRILCLHGGGVNASVFKVQCRALISRLKNSFRLVFVDGPFMCAPHHDIVSVYGDYGPFRRWLRWLPEHQAVDAETASAEIHFQLRMAMDDDDAIGATGEWVGLLGFSQGAKISASLMYTQQQLKKKYGKRITSAGGSADWKFGVLLAGRAPLIVLDDRLEVPQGVGDAAEASVEFHDWPTGPGTDHVLKLPTIHVHGMKDAGLDHHRVLLKQYCQPGTTRLVEWDGAHRVPIKTWDVEAVATQILDLARDLGIVREEIEV; encoded by the coding sequence ATGCCAAGCGCTacatcgccgccgccgggtcCTGACCCCACCCTCCACCTCCCGCGTATCCTCTGCCtccacggcggcggcgtcaaCGCCTCCGTCTTCAAGGTCCAGTGCCGCGCCCTCATCTCCCGTCTCAAGAACAGCTTCCGTCTCGTCTTCGTCGACGGACCCTTCATGTGCGCCCCTCACCACGACATCGTCTCCGTCTATGGCGACTATGGTCCCTTCCGCCGCTGGCTCCGTTGGCTTCCTGAGCACCAGGCCGTAGACGCCGAGACGGCGTCCGCCGAGATCCACTTCCAGCTACGCATGGCAatggacgacgacgacgccaTCGGCGCGACGGGGGAGTGGGTGGGGTTACTGGGATTCAGCCAGGGGGCCAAGATCAGTGCCAGCTTGATGTACACGCAACAACAGCTGAAGAAGAAGTACGGCAAGCGCATCACGTCGGCGGGCGGCTCAGCAGACTGGAAGTTTGGCGTGCTGCTCGCGGGCAGAGCGCCGTTGATTGTACTCGACGACAGGTTAGAAGTGCCGCAGGGTGTTGGCGACGCAGCTGAGGCGAGCGTCGAGTTCCACGACTGGCCGACAGGCCCTGGAACGGACCACGTCTTGAAGCTGCCGACGATTCACGTCCACGGCATGAAGGATGCTGGGTTAGACCATCACCGGGTGTTGCTCAAGCAGTATTGCCAACCGGGTACGACACGATTGGTCGAATGGGACGGTGCTCACCGCGTGCCTATCAAGACATGGGACGTGGAAGCGGTCGCGACACAGATTCTCGATCTCGCAAGGGATCTGGGAATCGTGAGGGAGGAGATTGAGGTATAG
- a CDS encoding LAS seventeen-binding protein, whose product MRSHTPLPQRRRRFPPSLCISHIMTFPGVPGAVPLQVSPPVRRPRCARKTPLIMSGTNPEKPPIQPEQQLYPPPPTGDNNQQQPPQYTSGHEQQQYNPDQKSAAGPGHEQQHFPPPPPGPPPANQPQFTHAPQQQQQQQQYAAGSSVPQQQSYAQAPSQQAPYNPADHGAGHHYSQQQFEGPPGTAAPSHAQSGPYTDPAAAHAAYIAPATDPNHKEKRGWGERLSQMGMKAAVPINALANKMGSQSFLPTTMDRECDKAAKILKSFCKEGITSDVPPQTGEHLEPGKHAEATGSRPTTPNKEKARKEPKAIVKIPSKVINKAVGLAIFTTARVGFQFSGATGSGILIARLPDGSWSPPSGIQVHALGAGFMIGVDIYDCVCVINSPAALAAFMSTRVSLGPDVAVVAGPYGAGGVMDVGASFGGKNPDPKDKNANDHVTDAKPGEDGKLKPDEKDKKRRSSSTSLKPVFSYVKSRGFYAGIQVDGTVVTERKDANAAFYGQKVTVDQIVKGQVPPQGPNGMWPAGAHPLYEALRTAEQQQALPEVHLPLATPGQQAPPGSIPPHQQQPAYAQQQQYGHQDAGGPLGSHPPGQGGPVASGGLSREEQLPGYVDDGVERPGVGDHKGHYHEDSQ is encoded by the exons ATGCGCAGCCACACGCCTCTGCCGCAGCGGCGCCGTCGGTTCCCGCCATCCCTGTGCATCAGCCACATCATGACGTTTCCTGGTGTCCCCGGTGCCGTGCCCCTCCAAGTTTCCCCTCCCGTACGGCGCCCACGCTGTGCAAG AAAGACACCTCTAATCATGTCTGGAACCAACCCAGAGAAGCCTCCCATCCAACCGGAGCAGCAGCTCTACCCTCCCCCTCCCACCGGCGACAACAACCAACAGCAGCCTCCCCAGTACACCTCCGGCCatgagcagcagcagtaCAACCCGGACCAGAAGAGTGCCGCCGGCCCCGGCCACGAGCAGCAACACTTCCCTCCTCCGCCCCCGGGCCCTCCCCCCGCCAACCAGCCGCAGTTCACACATGCtccccagcagcagcagcagcagcagcaatacGCCGCCGGCAGCTCCGTTCCCCAGCAGCAGTCGTACGCACAGGCGCCGAGCCAGCAAGCTCCTTACAACCCCGCAGACCACGGCGCCGGCCACCACTACTCACAACAGCAGTTCGAGGGACCTCCGGGCACGGCAGCACCGAGCCACGCTCAGAGCGGTCCTTACACCGACCCGGCTGCCGCACACGCTGCCTACATCGCGCCCGCTACCGATCCCAACCACAAGGAGAAGCGCGGATGGGGTGAGCGCCTCTCCCAGATGGGCATGAAGGCCGCTGTGCCCATCAACGCCCTTGCCAATAAGATGGGCTCGCAGAGCTTCCTGCCCACCACCATGGATAGAGAGTGCGACAAGGCGGCCAAGATCCTCAAGAGCTTCTGCA AGGAGGGAATCACATCCGACGTACCCCCACAGACGGGCGAGCACCTCGAGCCCGGCAAGCACGCCGAAGCGACCGGCTCGCGCCCCACGACGCCCAACAAGGAAAAGGCGCGCAAGGAACCCAAAGCCATCGTCAAGATCCCCTCAAAGGTCATCAACAAGGCCGTCGGCCTCGCCATCTTCACCACCGCCCGCGTAGGCTTCCAGTTCTCCGGCGCAACCGGCTCCGGCATCCTCATTGCCCGCCTCCCCGACGGCTCCTGGTCCCCGCCCTCGGGCATCCAGGTCCACGCCCTCGGCGCCGGCTTCATGATCGGCGTCGACATCTACGACTGCGTCTGCGTCATCAACAGCCCCGCCGCCCTCGCCGCCTTCATGTCCACCCGCGTCAGTCTCGGCCCTGACGTCGCCGTCGTGGCGGGCCCCTACGGCGCCGGAGGCGTCATGGACGTCGGCGCCTCTTTTGGCGGCAAGAACCCCGACCCCAAGGACAAGAACGCAAACGACCACGTCACGGACGCAAAACCCGGCGAGGACGGCAAGCTCAAGCCCGACGAGAAGGACAAGAAGCGCAGGAGCAGCAGCACCTCGCTCAAGCCCGTCTTCTCCTACGTCAAGTCCCGCGGCTTCTACGCCGGCATCCAGGTCGACGGCACCGTCGTCACGGAGCGCAAGGACGCCAACGCCGCGTTCTACGGACAAAAGGTCACCGTGGACCAGATCGTCAAGGGCCAGGTGCCGCCTCAGGGTCCCAACGGCATGTGGCCCGCCGGCGCCCACCCGCTTTACGAGGCCCTCCGCACCGcggagcagcagcaggctCTCCCCGAGGTCCACCTGCCCCTGGCGACGCCCGGCCAGCAGGCCCCGCCCGGGTCGATCCCCCCTCACCAGCAGCAGCCGGCCTAtgctcagcagcagcagtacgGCCATCAAGATGCCGGCGGCCCGCTAGGTTCGCACCCTCCCGGCCAGGGTGGCCCCGTCGCCTCGGGTGGTCTGAGCCGCGAGGAGCAGCTCCCGGGTTACGTGGATGACGGTGTGGAGCGGCCTGGTGTTGGTGATCACAAGGGTCACTACCA TGAAGATTCGCAATAG
- a CDS encoding cytochrome P450 codes for MESLKPTWYHELLALGALSFLTTLRESLLQTAARYLIALLVARHVIRAVYYLFIYPYFFSPLRHLPGPKDHHFLVGDLINQARSGNPIEPYLSWTRQWPNEPLIKFTGFGNSDCLLINDLEVFKEVFQTKSYSFIKAQFNTRIIVQVTGTGMVFAEGDLHKAQRKLLSPSFSLTKVKKAIPLFQSKAKELVQLFDKEIKSQEGTVDMSQAFSRVTVDIIAWWTLGIDLQATLTHSFFHQAYHRMFDPSLFGGILMVMNAYVPGTRSLPFEENRVFNACSGGVRSRIREVIRERFAEIDEVPGGSGGDGKGAEKTRDRPDLLTHMILESRSINEPWSEDEILENCLNMMVAGHETSATTLTWGTHIFTLYPQIQTRARAEVLRLLKKNPTPDYLDLEEGLPFIDNLTREVLRFYAPGVLAAREPVEDVTVGGTFIPKGTPLYMFPALVTRNKRIWGEDVDVFDPDRWDRLEGTPASNPLAFATFLAGPRQCIGKGFALIEIKVLFMAILSNFKFEAPVDPEDIEFVNPSPVLRPKGGLKVRVRRLEAGDVEDAFLI; via the exons ATGGAGTCTTTGAAGCCAACTTGGTACCATGAGCTTCTCGCTCTGGGCGCTCTGTCTTTTCTGACGACTCTACGTGAGTCTTTATTGCAGACCGCCGCTCGTTACTTGATCGCTCTGCTCGTGGCGCGGCACGTTATCAGGGCAGTGTACTACCTCTTCATCTACCCATACTTCTTCTCTCCCCTCAGACACCTCCCAGGACCAAAG GACCACCACTTCCTTGTCGGCGACCTCATAAACCAGGCCAGGTCAGGGAACCCCATCGAGCCGTATCTCTCATGGACGCGACAATGGCCAAACGAGCCGCTTATCAAGTTCACCGGCTTCGGCAACTCAGACTGCCTCCTCATCAATGACCTAGAAGTCTTCAAAGAGGTCTTTCAGACAAAGAGCTATTCGTTTATCAAGGCGCAGTTTAATACCCGCATCATTGTGCAAGTGACGGGGACTGGGATGGTGTTTGCTGAAGGAGACTTGCACAAGGCCCAGAGAAAGTTACTATCGC CCTCGTTTTCTCTCACCAAGGTCAAGAAGGCGATCCCACTCTTCCAAAGCAAAGCAAAAGAGCTCGTTCAACTCTTTGATAAGGAGATTAAGTCTCAAGAGGGCACCGTAGACA TGTCCCAAGCCTTCAGCCGCGTCACAGTCGACATCATAGCATGGTGGACCCTCGGCATCGACCTCCAAGCAACCCTAACCCACTCCTTCTTCCACCAAGCCTACCACCGGATGTTCGATCCGTCCCTCTTCGGCGGCATCCTCATGGTCATGAACGCCTACGTTCCAGGAACCCGCTCGCTCCCTTTCGAAGAGAACCGCGTCTTCAACGCCTGCAGCGGCGGCGTCCGCTCGCGCATAAGAGAAGTCATTCGTGAGCGCTTTGCGGAAATCGACGAGGTCCCGGGTGGCAGCGGTGGTGATGGTAAAGGCGCGGAAAAGACCCGCGACAGACCCGATCTCCTAACGCACATGATCCTCGAATCCAGGTCCATCAACGAACCCTGGTCCGAAGACGAAATCCTCGAAAACTGCCTCAACATGATGGTTGCAGGCCACGAGACCTCCGCCACGACGCTCACCTGGGGCACGCACATCTTCACGCTCTATCCGCAAATTCAAACGCGCGCCAGGGCCGAAGTTTTGCGTCTCCTCAAGAAGAACCCGACGCCGGACTATCTCGATCTCGAAGAGGGTCTGCCCTTCATCGACAACCTCACGCGCGAGGTCCTCCGCTTCTACGCACCGGGCGTCCTCGCCGCCCGCGAACCTGTCGAGGACGTCACCGTCGGCGGCACATTTATCCCCAAGGGCACCCCGCTCTACATGTTCCCAGCCCTCGTCACACGGAACAAACGCATCTGGGGCGAGGACGTGGATGTCTTTGACCCGGACCGCTGGGACCGGCTCGAGGGGACGCCCGCGAGCAACCCGCTTGCCTTTGCGACGTTTTTGGCTGGGCCGAGGCAGTGTATCGGAAAGGGGTTCGCGCTGATTGAGATCAAGGTGCTCTTCATGGCGATTTTGAGTAATTTCAAGTTTGAGGCCCCGGTGGATCCTGAGGATATCGAGTTTGTTAATCCTAGTCCTGTTCTGAGGCCCAAGGGGGGTTTGAAGGTGAGGGTGCGACGGCTGGAGGCGGGTGATGTCGAGGATGCGTTCTTGATATGA